The genomic stretch GATTGAAAAAGCAAGCTACCAAGAAAACCCGAAAAAGCGTTCTTAACAAATGTCAAGAACTACAAGATAACTTGGACCAGAAAcataaacaagaattgaaagagTTCGACAACCCAAATGGTGGTCaagacgaagaagaagaagtaacGCCTGAACAATTGCTTGCACAATTGTCTCTTGAAAAGGAATCACCAGCCGCAGAGATAAGTAATACTGAGAGTCTAGAAGAGGGAATAaatagtggtagtggtggtaatgCTGGCGACAGCATAAAACCAcgaaagaaaagaaatagacAACGAGAAAGATTGAATAGACGACAGGCAGAAATtgacaaaatcaaacaagaaGCCGCTATAGAAGCATCTAACACTGTTGATTATCGACagattgaaattgaatcaatggacaaattattatccTTGAATAACTTACaatcatttgaaataaaaccCGATGGTCATTGTTTATTTGCTTCGATTCAAgatcaa from Candida albicans SC5314 chromosome 5, complete sequence encodes the following:
- a CDS encoding uncharacterized protein (Ortholog(s) have ubiquitin-specific protease activity, role in protein deubiquitination and cytosol, ribosome localization), which codes for MSENEQQPTVTTREELLQRHKKESKDLIATITGLKKQATKKTRKSVLNKCQELQDNLDQKHKQELKEFDNPNGGQDEEEEVTPEQLLAQLSLEKESPAAEISNTESLEEGINSGSGGNAGDSIKPRKKRNRQRERLNRRQAEIDKIKQEAAIEASNTVDYRQIEIESMDKLLSLNNLQSFEIKPDGHCLFASIQDQLKVRHQDVEHLDHNGPEDVPSIDQLRKLAGDYIKSNQEDFIPFLIDENTGELRDLDDYINELTTTAMWGSDMEILALSKVFNCPISIYMAGASTLTINEHGQLPELKLGYYKHSFGLGEHYNSLRDL